The Paramisgurnus dabryanus chromosome 1, PD_genome_1.1, whole genome shotgun sequence genome includes a window with the following:
- the mdm1 gene encoding nuclear protein MDM1, with protein MTVRFKGITEYRSRYKDRASRSRSDSPHQRMRLAGLRSDQSRITREPQFPSKRKVPFYPPRISRSLQWEGHCQERGRPVTNPAVKKTVFRASSAEGQVTPLAPRDSIPQEGAAAPSQQQAEAQAAQPTRANADGPKQGHAGNGVNHALRKRAGLKSGRQKNGRLNSEYQRQFMWKTPVAASPLLAAQEMFYKDNKIIPPFKSNPVIMESEYRRSFKGSPPPRPPRLRRDVEQCEIPQLLMENITSDKNMRRKKKKERQKLGKKSSTEEEVRHPQQGYQKQEESSPCAPRDPSHKIIRKAKTEYRSNFRSPLQYSYRDGAWVKNKTAQLEECEHWWYNEVQELRERAEAYRKRARGTHFSRQHFNQIMSENNWMWEPSSGTTSTSSVLSECCSSPIIEALDLASPGPSASVATSRRNSADEMNLPDGPTLPVQRKLAWDEEARPGERNKVEELVEDEEPNVNGNVKRLQVLETDSSSVVEGSEGSVNGGRLPTPKLKTTQNLQRTHHDRTTPSTGGALLVSPPKIKDSSWKAHSPYGHITDGSPQRTHGKAMNGSPPHSSPAAGLTTVDPIPMREDASSEEEPEFSPNPRQVKASLRTPERQCPKDIISPPANRIQGTLRNPEFQHNGNLGIFRPELFAFPESDSGVSDNDDKMSQISSRSAASCSMASEVLSRAQRRKQEFWGKS; from the exons ATGACTGTCCGTTTTAAG GGAATCACCGAGTATAGAAGTCGATACAAGGATCGAGCATCACGATCCAGAAGTGATTCTCCACATCAGAGGATGCGACTGGCAGGACTGCGGTCTGACCAAAGTc GAATCACTCGGGAACCTCAATTCCCATCCAAAAGGAAAGTGCCGTTTTATCCACCTCGGATATCCAGATCCTTACAGTGGGAAGGACATTGTCAGGAGAGGGGCAGGCCTGTCACAAATCCAGCTGTCAAAAAAACTGTGTTCAGAGCCAGTAGCGCCGAAGGGCAGGTGACGCCCCTGGCCCCAAGAGACTCCATACCACAAGAGGGCGCCGCTGCACCATCTCAACAACAAGCAGAGGCACAAGCGGCCCAGCCAACCAGGGCCAACGCAGATGGGCCGAAACAGGGGCATGCAGGAAACGGA GTGAACCATGCACTGCGAAAGCGAGCAGGACTGAAATCAGGGCGACAGAAAAATGGTCGCTTGAACTCTGAATATCAGAGACAGTTCATGTGGAAAACACCCGTGGCCGCTTCACCCCTGCTGGCTGCACAAGAG ATGTTTTATAAGGACAATAAAATCATCCCACCCTTTAAGTCCAACCCAGTCATTATGGAAAGTGAGTACAGGAGAAGTTTTAAAGGATCACCTCCGCCCAGACCTCCTCGCTTGAGACGAGATGTTGAGCAATGTGAGATCCCACAGCTCCTCATGGAGAACATAACCTCAGATAAG AATATGAGAAGGAAGAAGAAAAAGGAGAGGCAGAAACTCGGCAAAAAGTCAAGTACCGAAGAGGAAGTGAGACATCCACAGCAAGGGTATCAGAAACAGGAAGAGAGTTCACCCTGTGCCCCGAGAGACCCTTCACACAAAATTATAAG GAAGGCGAAAACCGAATACAGGTCCAACTTTCGTTCTCCATTGCAGTATTCATACAGAGATGGAGCTTGGGTGAAGAACAAAACTGCACAGTTGGAG GAGTGTGAACACTGGTGGTATAATGAG GTGCAGGAACTACGCGAGAGGGCTGAGGCCTATAGGAAAAGGGCCCGGGGGACTCATTTTTCCCGTCAACACTTTAACCAAATCATGTCGGAGAACAACTGGATGTGGGAGCCTTCCAGCGGCACCACGTCCACATCTTCTGTCCTATCTGAGTGCTGCAGCAGTCCTATCATAGAGGCACTGGACTTGGCCAG TCCTGGACCTTCTGCTTCTGTGGCAACCAGCAGGAGAAACTCTGCAGATGAAATGAATCTTCCAGATGGTCCTACACTCCCAGTACAGAGAAAGTTGGCCTGGGATGAAGAAGCACGACCTGGAGAGAGGAATAAGGTGGAGGAGCTCGTCGAAGATGAGGAACCAAATGTGAATGGGAATGTTAAAAG GTTGCAGGTTTTGGAAACTGACTCATCATCAGTGGTGGAAGGGTCTGAAGGTTCTGTCAACGGGGGCAGACTACCAACCCCCAAACTAAAAACCACGCAGAACCTGCAAAGAACTCATCATGACCGCACAACTCCGTCAACTG GAGGTGCTTTACTGGTATCCCCTCCAAAGATTAAGGATTCCTCCTGGAAAGCTCACTCCCCTTATGGACACATCACAGACGGATCTCCACAGCGAACGCATGGCAAG GCCATGAATGGAAGCCCACCGCACTCCTCACCAGCTGCAGGCCTGACCACTGTAGATCCAATTCCCATGCGTGAAGATGCATCGTCTGAGGAGGAGCCGGAATTCTCCCCTAATCCAAGACAGGTCAAGGCATCGCTCAGGACTCCAGAAAGACAATGTCCCAAAGACATCATCTCTCCACCTGCCAACAGAATCCAGGGCACATTGAGAAACCCAGAATTTCAACATAATG GTAACCTGGGAATTTTTCGGCCAGAACTGTTTGCGTTTCCTGAATCTGACTCTGGTGTGTCAGACAATG ATGATAAGATGTCTCAGATCTCATCTAGATCAGCCGCCTCATGCTCCATGGCATCTGAGGTCCTGAGCCGGGCACAGAGAAGGAAACAGGAATTTTGGGGAAAGAGCTAA
- the opn1sw1 gene encoding opsin-1, short-wave-sensitive 1 isoform X2, whose product MKYKKLRQPLNYILVNISAAGFIFDTFSVSQVFLCALRGYYFLGHTLCALEAAMGSIAGLVTGWSLAVLAFERYVVICKPFGTFKFGKSQALGAVALTWVIGIGCATPPFWGWSRYIPEGLGTACGPDWYTKSVEHNSESYTYFLLVTCFIMPMSIIIFSYSQLLGALRAVAAQQAESASTQKAEKEVSRMVIVMVGSFVLCYAPYAITAMWFANAEDTNKDYRLVAIPAFFSKSSCVYNPLIYAFMNKQFNACIMETVFGKKIEESSEVSSKTETSSVSAA is encoded by the exons ATGAAGTACAAGAAACTCAGACAGCCGCTCAACTATATTTTGGTGAATATCTCCGCAGCTGGTTTTATTTTTGACACGTTCTCGGTCAGCCAAGTATTTCTCTGCGCGTTAAGAGGTTATTACTTTCTCGGGCATACGTTGTGTGCGTTGGAGGCTGCAATGGGATCAATTGCGG GGCTTGTGACAGGATGGTCCTTGGCTGTTTTGGCTTTTGAAAGATATGTGGTCATTTGCAAACCTTTCGGCACCTTCAAGTTTGGAAAAAGCCAGGCCCTTGGAGCAGTAGCCCTCACTTGGGTCATCGGGATTGGGTGTGCTACTCCTCCCTTCTGGGGATGGAGCAG GTACATTCCTGAGGGTCTCGGCACAGCCTGCGGTCCTGACTGGTACACCAAAAGTGTGGAGCACAACTCCGAAAGCTACACATACTTTCTTCTTGTCACCTGCTTCATCATGCCAATGTCCATCATCATCTTCTCCTATTCTCAGCTACTGGGAGCCTTGCGTGCT GTCGCAGCCCAGCAGGCAGAGTCAGCATCCACCCAGAAGGCAGAAAAGGAAGTGTCAAGAATGGTTATTGTGATGGTGGGGTCTTTTGTGCTTTGCTACGCCCCTTACGCTATCACTGCCATGTGGTTCGCCAACGCCGAGGACACGAACAAGGATTACCGCTTGGTTGCCATCCCCGCTTTCTTCTCAAAGAGCTCCTGTGTGTACAATCCCCTAATCTACGCCTTCATGAACAAACAG ttcaacgcatgcatcaTGGAAACGGTATTTGGAAAGAAGATCGAAGAAAGCTCGGAGGTTTCCAGCAAGACGGAAACATCATCTGTCTCGGCTGCATGA
- the calua gene encoding calumenin-A: MEIRPLLMCFALCVVYATSKPTEKKDRVHHDAQLSSKEHDDGANFDYDHDAFLGEEEAKTFDDLTPEESKNRLGKIVEKIDADEDGFVTEAELKTWIKKAQKKYIYDNVERQWKDFDINNDGMISWDEYKNVTYGTYLDDPEPDDGYNYKQMMARDERRFKMADGNGDQIADKEEFTSFLHPEEYEHMKEIVVLETMEDIDKNGDGFIDLEEYIGDMYNHEDEMDEPEWIATEREQFSEFRDKNKDGKMDKEETMDWILPADYDHAEAEAKHLVYESDTNKDGKLTKEEIVNKYDLFVGSQATDFGEALVRHDEF; the protein is encoded by the exons ATGGAGATCAGACCTCTGTTGATGTGCTTTGCGTTGTGTGTGGTCTACGCCACCAGCAAACCCACGGAGAAGAAGGACCGCGTGCATCACGACGCACAGCTAAGCAGCAAGGAACACGACGATGGGGCCAACTTTGACTATGACCACGATGCCTTTCTGGGGGAAGAGGAAGCCAAGACATTTGACGACCTGACCCCAGAGGAAAGCAAAAACCGGCTCGG GAAAATAGTGGAAAAGATCGATGCAGATGAGGATGGATTTGTCACAGAGGCCGAATTGAAAACATGGATCAAAAAGGCGCAGAAGAAATACATTTACGACAATGTGGAAAGACAGTGGAAGGACTTTGACATTAACAACGATGGAATGATCTCCTGGGATGAATATAAAAATGTCACATATGGGACATATCTTG ATGACCCAGAGCCTGATGATGGTTACAACTATAAGCAGATGATGGCCAGAGATGAACGACGCTTTAAAATGGCAGATGGAAATGGAGACCAAATTGCAGACAAAGAGGAGTTCACATCCTTCCTCCATCCTGAGGAGTACGAACATATGAAGGAAATAGTTGTGTTG GAAACTATGGAGGATATTGATAAGAATGGTGATGGTTTTATTGACCTAGAGGAGTATATTG GTGATATGTACAACCATGAAGATGAAATGGATGAGCCAGAATGGATTGCGACGGAGCGCGAGCAGTTTTCAGAGTTTAGAGATAAGAACAAGGATGGGAAGATGGATAAAGAGGAGACCATGGACTGGATCCTACCAGCTGACTACGACCACGCAGAAGCTGAAGCTAAACATCTGGTGTACGAGTCTGATACCAACAAG GACGGCAAACTTACCAAAGAAGAGATAGTCAACAAGTACGACTTGTTTGTGGGAAGCCAAGCTACTGACTTTGGGGAGGCATTAGTTCGACATGATGAGTTTTAA
- the opn1sw1 gene encoding opsin-1, short-wave-sensitive 1 isoform X1 — protein MDAWAVQFGNITKISPFEGPQYQLAPKWAFYLQAAFMGFVFFVGTPLTGIVLFVTMKYKKLRQPLNYILVNISAAGFIFDTFSVSQVFLCALRGYYFLGHTLCALEAAMGSIAGLVTGWSLAVLAFERYVVICKPFGTFKFGKSQALGAVALTWVIGIGCATPPFWGWSRYIPEGLGTACGPDWYTKSVEHNSESYTYFLLVTCFIMPMSIIIFSYSQLLGALRAVAAQQAESASTQKAEKEVSRMVIVMVGSFVLCYAPYAITAMWFANAEDTNKDYRLVAIPAFFSKSSCVYNPLIYAFMNKQFNACIMETVFGKKIEESSEVSSKTETSSVSAA, from the exons ATGGATGCGTGGGCCGTTCAGTTCGGGAACATTACCAAAATAAGCCCCTTCGAGGGCCCACAGTACCAGCTGGCCCCCAAGTGGGCTTTCTACCTGCAGGCAGCATTCATGGGATTCGTATTTTTTGTAGGTACCCCTCTCACCGGCATCGTCCTCTTTGTTACAATGAAGTACAAGAAACTCAGACAGCCGCTCAACTATATTTTGGTGAATATCTCCGCAGCTGGTTTTATTTTTGACACGTTCTCGGTCAGCCAAGTATTTCTCTGCGCGTTAAGAGGTTATTACTTTCTCGGGCATACGTTGTGTGCGTTGGAGGCTGCAATGGGATCAATTGCGG GGCTTGTGACAGGATGGTCCTTGGCTGTTTTGGCTTTTGAAAGATATGTGGTCATTTGCAAACCTTTCGGCACCTTCAAGTTTGGAAAAAGCCAGGCCCTTGGAGCAGTAGCCCTCACTTGGGTCATCGGGATTGGGTGTGCTACTCCTCCCTTCTGGGGATGGAGCAG GTACATTCCTGAGGGTCTCGGCACAGCCTGCGGTCCTGACTGGTACACCAAAAGTGTGGAGCACAACTCCGAAAGCTACACATACTTTCTTCTTGTCACCTGCTTCATCATGCCAATGTCCATCATCATCTTCTCCTATTCTCAGCTACTGGGAGCCTTGCGTGCT GTCGCAGCCCAGCAGGCAGAGTCAGCATCCACCCAGAAGGCAGAAAAGGAAGTGTCAAGAATGGTTATTGTGATGGTGGGGTCTTTTGTGCTTTGCTACGCCCCTTACGCTATCACTGCCATGTGGTTCGCCAACGCCGAGGACACGAACAAGGATTACCGCTTGGTTGCCATCCCCGCTTTCTTCTCAAAGAGCTCCTGTGTGTACAATCCCCTAATCTACGCCTTCATGAACAAACAG ttcaacgcatgcatcaTGGAAACGGTATTTGGAAAGAAGATCGAAGAAAGCTCGGAGGTTTCCAGCAAGACGGAAACATCATCTGTCTCGGCTGCATGA